Within the Acidipropionibacterium acidipropionici genome, the region CGGGCAGCGTCCACAACGAGGCCCGCGACAGAATCTGGCACGACCTCATCGACATCCTCGTCGACCACGCCCAGAGTCTTGACGCCCCGGAGGACCGGCTGCGCCGGGCCCTGTACGGAGACGAGGAACTGCGGGAGGCGTTCTCACGGGCCTGGCCGATCCTGAACCCCGAGGAACTCGTCGCCGACCTGTGGGAGGTGCCCGCCTACCTGCGCCGCTGCGCCCCCTGGCTGACACCCGACGAGGCGGCGCTGCTGCGACGGGGCCCCGCACATCCCTGGACCACCGCCGACCTGCCGCTGCTGGACGCCGCCACACGGCGTCTGGGAGACCGCCGCGCCGGGGCCGCCGCCCGACGCCGCCAGGCCGTCCTGGCCGAGCAGCGCAGCTACATGGACGACGTCGTCACCCACATCCTCGACGCCGACGACGACCCCGACTCCAGCCTCGCCATGCTGCGCGGCGCCGACCTGCGGCAGGTGCTCCTGGACACCGACGCCCTCGACGATGGGACCACCGACCCGCTGGCCGGGCCCTTCGCCCACATCATCGTCGACGAGGCCCAGGAGCTCGCCGACGCCCAGTGGCAGATGCTCATCCGCCGCTGCCCCTCGCTGTCCTTCACCATCGTCGGGGACCGCGCCCAGGCCCGCGACGGGTTCCCCGAGAGCTGGGAGGAGAGGCTGGGCCGGCTGGGCTTCCACGACATGTCGCGGGTCACCCTGTCGGTGAACTACCGCACCCCGTCCGAGGTGATGGAGGCCGCCGAACCTGTGATCCACGCCGCCCTGCCCGACGCCGCGGTGCCCACCTCGGTGCGCTCGTCCGGGCTGCCGGTGCGCCACGGCAGGATCGCTCACCTGGACCGGATCGTCGCCGAATGGCTCGACGAGAACCCCGAGGGCATCGCCGCGGTGATCGGCGCTCCCGGATTCGACGGCGGCCCCCGGGTGCGGGCGCTGTCCCCGGCCGACGTCAAGGGGCTGGAGTTCGACCTGGTGGTGATCGTCGACCCGGAGCACTTCGGCGACGGCATCACCGGGGCGGTGGACCGCTACGTCGCCATGACGAGGACCACGTCCCAGCTTGTGATCCTGCGCTGACGGGTAGCCTGAATGCCAGCGGAGAGTCTCCAACAACGAGGAGGAGAAGTCATGCCGAAACCCACCACGAGTACTGCCAGGACCCACTGGAGCGGAAGCCTTTTCGAAGGCTCGGGAAGCACCGAGCTGGCCACCTCGCAGGTCGCCACCTTCGATGTGAAATGGTCGAAGCGCGCCGAGGCCGGAGCGGGCACCACCAATCCCGAGGAGCTGCTCGCAGCATCCCTGGCGACCTGCTACACGATGGCTCTGAGCAATGAGCTGAGCGGGGACGGCCACGAGCCGACGTCGATCGACACCGCCGCCGAGGTGACCTTCGTCGCCGGTACCGGGGTCACCGGGATCGCCCTGCACGTGACCGGGGACGTGCCGGGTCTGGACGCCGCCGGATTCAAGGAGAAGGCCGAGTGGGCCAAGGACAACTGCCCCATCTCCCAGGCCCTCAAGGCGGTGCCGAAGACCCTGGTGATCGGCTGAGATCACGTCTCGTGGTCACCGTCGCGTAACGCGGCTGTGGAAGGCTGGGAGGGTGAGAATCGTTCCTCCCGGCCACGGCGAACCCAGACGTCCCTTCGGTCCTAGAGACCCGGGGGACGCCTGGGTCGTCGCCGATTCGGGGCAGAAGTACTGGGGCAGGTTCGGGGCCGCCGGGCTTCTGGCCCTTGATCCTGAACGTGGGGTGCTGCTGCAGCACCGTGTCGGCTGGAGTCATTACGGGGGCACCTGGGGGATCCCTGGCGGTGCGCGGCATCAGGGTGAGTCGGCCTTCGCCGGGGCGCTGCGCGAATCGGCGGAGGAGGCCGGGGTGCCGCGCGACTCGGTGACCCCGAGGCTGATGAGTGTTCTGGACCGGCAGGTGTGGACGTACTCCACCCTGGTGGTCGACGTGATCCGGCCCTTCGACCCGGTGATCTCGGACCGGGAGAGCCTGGGGCTGGCGTGGGTACCGGTCGACGAGGTGGACTCCTACGAGCTGCATCCCGGGTTCGCCGGGTCCTGGCCGAGGCTGAAGGCGCTGCTGGACGTGCGGCCGGTGCTCATGGTGGATGTGTCCAGCGTCACCGATGAGAATCTCATCGACGCCGTCGAGCACCGGGGGGTTCCGGCCGGGGAGCTGGGGCTGTCCGAGGATCGCTGGTTCCCGCGCATCGTGCGTGTGGCCGATCCCGATCAGGCGTTGGCCCGAGGGCTGGTGGAGGCTGCTGGGAACCCGTACCTCACGGTCGTCGGCGACGACGAGGCGGCCGGCGCTGAGCTGGTGGAGGCCGGGGCCCGGGTCAACCCGAGCGGGTGGTTCGGGAGTTGGCTGTGAGACGCCGTCTCCGGTTTGTACGTTCAGGCCGGGTTACGCTAGTGTTCTTTCTCGGGTCGCGGGAGCGATCCACGGGCTGTAGCGCAGTTTGGTAGCGCACTTGACTGGGGGTCAAGGGGTCGCAGGTTCAAATCCTGTCAGCCCGACAGATACGGAGCCTTTCGCAGGAATGCGGGAGGCTCCGTTTGTGTCTTACGTGGGTTCGAGAAAGTGGTGGCCGACCGATGGCTCTGAAGAAGTCCGATCTGTACAGCTCGCTGTGGGCCGGGGCCGATCAGCTGCGCGGTGGCATGGACGCCAGCCAGTACAAGGACTACGTGCTGACCCTGCTGTTCGTGAAGTACGTCTCCGACAAGGCCAAGGCCGACAGGTACGCGGACATCACCGTGCCGCCGGGCGGCGGATTCGACGACCTGGTGAGGCTCAAGGGTCAGGCGGACATCGGCGAGAAGACCAATATCGCCATCCGGCGACTGGCTGATGCCAACTCCACCCTTCAGGGTGTCATCACCAACGCGGACTTCGACGACCCGGACAAGCTCGGCAAGGGCAAGGAGCTGGTGGATCGGCTGGGCCGGCTCATCAGTATCTTCCAGGACCTGGACTTCACCGGCTCCCGCGCCGAGGGCGATGACCTGCTCGGCGACGCCTACGAGTACCTCATGCGGAACTTCGCCACCCAGTCCGGCAAGAGCAAGGGCCAGTTCTACACGCCGGCCGAGGTGTCCCGTGTGATGGCGGCTCTGCTGGAGATCCCGGCCGACACCCCGAAGGGAGTCACCGCGTACGACCCGACCTGCGGGTCGGGATCCCTGCTGCTCAAGGTGGCCGACGCCTCCCCGAACGGGTTGACGCTGTACGGCCAGGAGAAGGACACCACCACGCGTGCCCTGGCTGTGATGAACATGGCCCTTCACGGATACGCGACCGCGACGATCGCCCGCGGCGACACCCTCACCGACCCGCAGTTCCTGGTCGGGACTCACCTCATGCGCTTCGACTACCTGGTCGCCAACCCGCCCTTCAGCCTCAAGTCCTGGAGCAACGGCCTGGAGAACGACTACGACCGGTTCACGGGCTACGGCTGGCCTCCGGAGAAGAACGGCGACTACGCCTTCCTGCTGCACATGGTCAAGAGCCTCAAGGACACCGGCCGTGGCGCGGTCATCCTTCCCCACGGTGTGCTGTTCCGCGGCAACTCCGAGGCCAGGATCCGCACCGAACTCATCAAGCGCGGCTACATCAAGGGGATCATCGGCCTGCCGGCCAACCTTTTCTTCGGAACCGGCATTCCCGCCTGCATCATCGTGCTCGACAAGCACAACGC harbors:
- the helR gene encoding RNA polymerase recycling motor ATPase HelR; translation: MPAPRTAFLDLSALAPAKTRPALIDADLARFTAIAEAIDAQLTTLTAQRRDALSDTARTGRAAADRDQEVRRINSRIRILRDVGPQICLGRMDRTGGEPVYIGRIGLSDDADRRLLVDWRTPAARPFFAATVADPMGLAGRRRFRWRDGRVIDYWDEALIPDAGTDPATMDAESAFIASLAASRSPRMLDVLATIRADQDAAVRAEARRPLIVEGGPGTGKTVVALHRAAYLLHADPTLNNRGGGVLLIGPHPGYLAYTADVLPDLGEDGARTATVADLLPQGPDARPEPDTRVAALKLDARMAGAVEPAVALYEEPPTDTLTVDTPWGEVAVTAAAWTEAFSAAEPGSVHNEARDRIWHDLIDILVDHAQSLDAPEDRLRRALYGDEELREAFSRAWPILNPEELVADLWEVPAYLRRCAPWLTPDEAALLRRGPAHPWTTADLPLLDAATRRLGDRRAGAAARRRQAVLAEQRSYMDDVVTHILDADDDPDSSLAMLRGADLRQVLLDTDALDDGTTDPLAGPFAHIIVDEAQELADAQWQMLIRRCPSLSFTIVGDRAQARDGFPESWEERLGRLGFHDMSRVTLSVNYRTPSEVMEAAEPVIHAALPDAAVPTSVRSSGLPVRHGRIAHLDRIVAEWLDENPEGIAAVIGAPGFDGGPRVRALSPADVKGLEFDLVVIVDPEHFGDGITGAVDRYVAMTRTTSQLVILR
- a CDS encoding OsmC family peroxiredoxin is translated as MPKPTTSTARTHWSGSLFEGSGSTELATSQVATFDVKWSKRAEAGAGTTNPEELLAASLATCYTMALSNELSGDGHEPTSIDTAAEVTFVAGTGVTGIALHVTGDVPGLDAAGFKEKAEWAKDNCPISQALKAVPKTLVIG
- a CDS encoding NUDIX domain-containing protein gives rise to the protein MRIVPPGHGEPRRPFGPRDPGDAWVVADSGQKYWGRFGAAGLLALDPERGVLLQHRVGWSHYGGTWGIPGGARHQGESAFAGALRESAEEAGVPRDSVTPRLMSVLDRQVWTYSTLVVDVIRPFDPVISDRESLGLAWVPVDEVDSYELHPGFAGSWPRLKALLDVRPVLMVDVSSVTDENLIDAVEHRGVPAGELGLSEDRWFPRIVRVADPDQALARGLVEAAGNPYLTVVGDDEAAGAELVEAGARVNPSGWFGSWL